In Streptomyces sp. NBC_00091, the following proteins share a genomic window:
- a CDS encoding RICIN domain-containing protein: MSVNRSTTRLAGLTGSVLAAFTLGVLAASPAAAQPLVGRDVPTQVTIARGETGAVPWTFQNTGGSSTVPANGVQMTFTAPANTTFPAQSTVPSEYGVPGSNWTSNNLVLRNCVRSNSDTTLTCDGFGANGGVSGWQTNAYMRFSPQVTVARTAPANTALNPGSGRLSYTDAAVGVPLTADGTLNVLTAPPQPMCMSSDSRTEGSSIRIWDCAPGDVKQRFVIDQGKIIRGDTFGTSQEMCLTLDSLEDGSSITLKPCATSAYLRHQLWVVRDGRFVFRDTIGTNREVCLDMGPTRNNDDKVRVSQCSTSSDQEFVVQGGAIKAEDTL, translated from the coding sequence GTGTCCGTGAATCGTTCGACGACCCGGCTGGCCGGTCTGACGGGAAGCGTCCTGGCCGCTTTCACCCTGGGAGTCCTCGCCGCTTCGCCGGCCGCCGCGCAGCCCCTGGTCGGCCGGGATGTACCCACGCAGGTGACCATCGCCCGTGGCGAGACCGGAGCGGTGCCCTGGACCTTCCAGAACACCGGGGGGAGCTCGACGGTGCCGGCGAACGGGGTCCAGATGACCTTCACCGCCCCCGCCAACACCACTTTCCCCGCGCAGAGCACCGTACCCAGCGAGTACGGCGTCCCCGGATCCAACTGGACCAGCAACAACCTGGTCCTGCGGAACTGCGTGCGCAGCAACTCCGACACCACCCTGACCTGCGACGGCTTCGGAGCCAACGGTGGGGTCAGCGGCTGGCAGACCAACGCCTACATGCGGTTCTCACCGCAGGTGACGGTGGCGCGTACCGCCCCGGCGAACACCGCCCTGAATCCCGGTTCCGGCAGGCTCAGTTACACCGACGCGGCTGTCGGCGTTCCGCTGACCGCCGACGGCACGCTGAACGTGCTGACCGCGCCGCCCCAGCCGATGTGCATGTCCTCCGATTCCCGCACCGAGGGGAGCAGCATCCGGATCTGGGACTGCGCCCCGGGTGACGTCAAACAGCGCTTCGTCATCGACCAAGGGAAGATCATCAGGGGTGACACCTTCGGCACCAGCCAGGAGATGTGCCTGACCCTCGACTCCCTCGAAGACGGCAGCAGCATCACGCTGAAGCCGTGCGCCACCAGTGCGTACCTGCGCCACCAGCTGTGGGTCGTACGCGACGGCCGCTTCGTCTTCAGGGACACGATCGGCACGAACCGTGAGGTCTGCCTGGACATGGGACCGACCCGCAACAACGACGACAAGGTCCGCGTATCGCAGTGCAGCACCTCCTCGGACCAGGAGTTCGTCGTCCAGGGCGGCGCCATCAAGGCCGAAGACACGCTGTAA
- the trmB gene encoding tRNA (guanosine(46)-N7)-methyltransferase TrmB, producing the protein MNPQPSLPDAQPEAAPYAPPKWRTEPRFPDGPAPDPAGSHHERRIRSFQPRRSRVTTGQGEALKRLWGTWGLDIDGHEVIDLEKLFDGLPVVLEIGFGMGEATAQMAAADPSTGILAADVHTPGQGNLLALAERGGLTNVRVANGDAIILLREMLPPASLAGLRVYFPDPWPKARHHKRRLIQPEFLDLAATRLAPGGLLHCATDWEPYAEQMLEVLTAHPEFENTQADGGYAPRPDFRPLTRFEGQGLDKGHLVHDLLFTRAQPTGEPAGEQAGEPAPEPGPKN; encoded by the coding sequence CTGAACCCCCAGCCCAGCCTCCCCGACGCCCAGCCGGAGGCAGCCCCGTACGCGCCCCCCAAGTGGCGCACCGAGCCCCGCTTCCCCGACGGCCCCGCGCCCGACCCCGCCGGGTCGCACCACGAGCGCCGGATCCGCAGCTTCCAGCCGCGCCGCAGCCGGGTGACCACCGGCCAGGGCGAGGCGCTGAAGCGGCTCTGGGGCACCTGGGGCCTCGACATCGACGGCCACGAGGTCATCGACCTGGAGAAGCTCTTCGACGGCCTCCCCGTCGTCCTGGAGATCGGCTTCGGCATGGGCGAGGCCACCGCCCAGATGGCCGCCGCCGACCCCTCCACCGGCATCCTCGCCGCCGACGTGCACACCCCCGGCCAGGGCAACCTCCTCGCCCTCGCCGAACGGGGCGGCCTCACCAACGTCCGCGTGGCCAACGGCGACGCGATCATCCTGCTCCGCGAGATGCTCCCGCCCGCCTCCCTCGCCGGGCTGCGCGTGTACTTCCCGGACCCGTGGCCCAAGGCCCGCCACCACAAGCGCCGGCTGATCCAGCCCGAGTTCCTCGACCTGGCCGCCACCCGCCTGGCGCCCGGCGGGCTGCTGCACTGCGCGACCGACTGGGAGCCGTACGCCGAGCAGATGCTCGAAGTGCTCACGGCGCACCCGGAGTTCGAGAACACGCAGGCCGACGGCGGCTACGCGCCCCGCCCGGACTTCCGCCCCCTCACCCGCTTCGAGGGCCAGGGCCTGGACAAGGGCCACCTGGTCCACGACCTCCTCTTCACCCGCGCCCAGCCGACAGGCGAACCGGCAGGCGAACAGGCGGGCGAACCTGCACCCGAACCAGGCCCCAAGAACTGA
- a CDS encoding peptidoglycan DD-metalloendopeptidase family protein — protein MDVQETPTAGAWGEWNPTEDSARPVRGKHRVLKARGGLARSSTVLGVGVIAAVGAGGIATAQDRPQVAISMPSIPDLLGGGGHSGSDGGAGAEAVSQAAAEGGASTAGVPRQADAGEALRNRILQQAETEQDAVEAQARADAERTARESAAQEARTQREAADKEAEAARVAAEKAAAEKAAADKAAAEQTATKAAADTGAGAGTSTGTGSGTKASGGYSLPTSSYTLTSHYGAAGSMWSSGYHTGLDFAAPTGTPVKAVGGGKVISAGWSGAYGYRIVLQLADGTEVWYCHLSSMSVTSGSVGAGETIGRVGATGNVTGAHLHLEVRKGGSTVDPLAWLNSKGLDV, from the coding sequence ATCGACGTCCAGGAGACGCCCACCGCAGGAGCCTGGGGCGAGTGGAATCCCACGGAGGACTCCGCCCGCCCGGTCCGCGGCAAGCACCGGGTCCTCAAGGCGCGCGGCGGACTCGCCCGCAGCTCGACCGTGCTCGGCGTGGGCGTGATCGCGGCCGTCGGCGCGGGCGGCATCGCCACCGCGCAGGACCGGCCCCAGGTCGCCATATCCATGCCCTCGATACCCGATCTGCTGGGCGGCGGCGGACACTCCGGCTCCGACGGCGGTGCGGGCGCGGAGGCCGTTTCCCAAGCCGCCGCCGAGGGCGGGGCGTCCACCGCGGGCGTTCCCCGGCAGGCCGACGCGGGCGAGGCGCTGCGCAACCGCATCCTCCAGCAGGCCGAGACGGAGCAGGACGCCGTCGAGGCCCAGGCCCGGGCGGACGCCGAGCGGACGGCGCGCGAGAGCGCCGCGCAGGAGGCCCGGACCCAGCGGGAAGCGGCCGACAAGGAGGCCGAGGCCGCACGCGTCGCCGCCGAGAAGGCCGCCGCCGAGAAGGCGGCCGCGGACAAGGCCGCCGCCGAGCAGACCGCGACCAAGGCCGCGGCGGACACCGGCGCGGGCGCCGGGACGAGTACGGGGACGGGCTCGGGCACCAAGGCTTCGGGCGGCTACTCCCTGCCGACCTCCTCCTACACCCTCACCTCGCACTATGGGGCCGCCGGCTCCATGTGGTCCTCCGGCTACCACACCGGCCTCGACTTCGCCGCCCCGACCGGCACCCCGGTCAAGGCCGTGGGCGGCGGCAAGGTCATCTCCGCCGGCTGGTCGGGGGCCTACGGCTACCGGATCGTGCTCCAGCTCGCGGACGGTACGGAGGTCTGGTACTGCCACCTGTCCTCGATGTCCGTGACCTCCGGCTCCGTCGGCGCCGGCGAGACCATCGGCCGGGTCGGCGCCACCGGCAACGTCACCGGTGCCCACCTCCACCTCGAGGTGCGCAAGGGCGGCTCGACGGTCGACCCGCTGGCGTGGCTGAACTCGAAGGGGCTCGACGTCTGA
- a CDS encoding PrsW family intramembrane metalloprotease: protein MCVLVTLLTATGVAILELVREQTGTAGFFVGLGLALLPVPPLMAAFRWLGRAAPGPWRQLLFCFGWGACTAALIAILANSFATEWMAAASTDPSAADQLGSVAIAPVVEESAKAAALLLVFVFRRRQFTGAVDGLVLAGFTATGFAFTENILYLGNAFEEDLAKGTGALDSVTAATFFVRVVLSPFAHPLFTVLTGLGFGAAALTARRTRRTGLPLLGLALAMGAHALWNGSSHFGEYGFYVVYGCVMVPAFGLLLWLAVRIRRHRLRAVAAELSVYAAAGWLSPAEVPALASMPARSLARALARRTGGRPAARAVSRYAADAAALALLRRHARRTGPARRDPDFAERERELLHRLWLRRATAAPALARAAVLEDLLPPRYVPPAGSPARAFVPAARRPELSASSA from the coding sequence ATGTGCGTGCTGGTCACGCTGCTCACCGCCACCGGGGTCGCCATCCTCGAGCTCGTGCGGGAGCAGACCGGCACGGCCGGCTTCTTCGTAGGCCTCGGCCTGGCCCTGCTGCCGGTGCCGCCGCTGATGGCGGCCTTCCGGTGGCTCGGCCGGGCCGCGCCGGGCCCCTGGCGGCAGTTGCTGTTCTGCTTCGGCTGGGGGGCCTGCACCGCGGCGCTGATCGCGATACTGGCCAACAGCTTCGCCACGGAGTGGATGGCCGCGGCCTCCACCGACCCCTCCGCCGCCGACCAGCTCGGCTCGGTGGCGATCGCCCCGGTCGTGGAGGAGAGCGCCAAGGCGGCGGCGCTGCTCCTCGTGTTCGTCTTCCGAAGACGGCAGTTCACCGGCGCCGTCGACGGGCTCGTGCTCGCCGGGTTCACCGCCACCGGCTTCGCCTTCACGGAGAACATCCTCTACCTGGGCAACGCCTTCGAGGAGGACCTGGCCAAGGGCACCGGTGCGCTGGATTCCGTGACGGCCGCGACCTTCTTCGTACGGGTCGTGCTCTCCCCGTTCGCGCACCCCCTCTTCACGGTGCTCACCGGCCTCGGCTTCGGCGCGGCCGCGCTCACCGCCCGCCGCACGCGCAGGACCGGGCTTCCCCTGCTGGGCCTGGCCCTCGCCATGGGCGCGCACGCGCTGTGGAACGGCTCCTCGCATTTCGGCGAGTACGGGTTCTACGTGGTCTACGGCTGCGTGATGGTCCCGGCGTTCGGGCTGCTGCTGTGGCTGGCCGTGCGGATACGGCGCCACCGTCTGCGGGCCGTAGCCGCCGAGCTGTCGGTGTACGCCGCCGCGGGCTGGCTCAGTCCGGCGGAGGTGCCGGCCCTGGCTTCGATGCCGGCCCGGTCACTGGCGCGCGCCCTGGCCCGCCGCACCGGAGGCCGTCCCGCCGCCCGGGCGGTGTCCCGGTACGCGGCGGACGCCGCCGCCCTCGCCCTGCTGCGCCGCCATGCCCGGCGGACGGGCCCGGCCCGCCGGGACCCGGATTTCGCCGAGCGGGAGCGGGAGTTGCTGCACCGGCTCTGGCTGCGCCGGGCGACGGCCGCGCCGGCCCTGGCCCGGGCGGCGGTACTGGAGGATCTGCTGCCGCCGCGTTACGTCCCGCCGGCCGGGTCTCCCGCGCGGGCCTTCGTACCGGCCGCCAGGAGGCCGGAGCTGTCGGCGTCGAGCGCTTGA
- a CDS encoding PP2C family protein-serine/threonine phosphatase: MAGLGRQGNDVSADGTARRVVRILPVLLILLGLVFDLMTPPSFTGSPFFTAGPLVAASLFTLRATALTGIAASLAVVGLHVNYGTSWNVEALTELATVLTVSGLALLINRVVRRSGERLASARGIAEAAQRAVLPTPAERIAGLHVCARYEAAQADAFIGGDLYAVQDTPYGVRLAVGDVRGKGLGAVEAVAVVLGAFREAAETEPTLEGVARRLERALAREGARRGSLDAVEGFTTCVLGEIPPGAERLRLLNRGHPEPLLLYADGGLAVLAPAEPALPLGLGELAPGRPGAPEEWPFPAGSTLLLYTDGLTEARDGSGTFYDPAARLRGRVFPGPDELLGALSSDVRRHTGGGATDDMALLAVGRAGEGQPERRRTVPVVRRDGV; the protein is encoded by the coding sequence GTGGCGGGGCTGGGCCGGCAGGGCAACGACGTGAGCGCGGACGGCACCGCCCGGCGGGTGGTGCGGATCCTGCCGGTGCTGCTGATCCTCCTCGGGCTCGTCTTCGACCTCATGACCCCGCCCAGCTTCACGGGATCCCCCTTCTTCACCGCCGGCCCGCTGGTCGCGGCCTCCCTGTTCACCCTCCGGGCGACCGCGCTGACCGGGATCGCCGCCTCGCTGGCGGTGGTGGGCCTGCACGTCAACTACGGCACCAGCTGGAACGTGGAGGCGCTGACCGAGCTGGCGACCGTGCTGACCGTCTCCGGGCTGGCCCTGCTGATCAACCGGGTCGTACGGCGCAGCGGCGAGCGGCTCGCCTCGGCGCGCGGGATCGCCGAGGCCGCGCAGCGGGCCGTACTGCCCACCCCGGCCGAGCGGATCGCGGGGCTGCACGTCTGCGCCCGGTACGAGGCCGCGCAGGCCGACGCCTTCATCGGCGGGGACCTCTACGCCGTCCAGGACACCCCGTACGGCGTGCGGCTCGCGGTGGGCGACGTACGGGGGAAGGGGCTGGGGGCCGTGGAGGCCGTCGCGGTGGTGCTGGGGGCCTTCCGGGAGGCGGCGGAGACCGAGCCGACCCTGGAGGGGGTCGCGCGGCGCCTGGAGCGGGCGCTGGCCCGGGAGGGCGCCCGGCGGGGCAGCCTGGACGCGGTGGAGGGGTTCACCACCTGCGTGCTCGGGGAGATCCCGCCCGGGGCCGAGCGGCTGCGGCTGCTCAACCGGGGGCACCCCGAGCCGCTGCTGCTGTACGCGGACGGGGGACTGGCGGTGCTCGCCCCGGCCGAGCCCGCGCTGCCCCTGGGGCTGGGCGAGTTGGCGCCCGGCCGGCCGGGTGCGCCCGAGGAGTGGCCCTTCCCGGCGGGCAGCACGCTGCTGCTGTACACCGACGGGCTGACCGAGGCGCGGGACGGTTCGGGCACCTTCTACGATCCTGCGGCCCGGCTGCGGGGGCGGGTCTTCCCGGGGCCGGACGAGCTGCTCGGCGCGCTCAGCAGCGATGTGCGGCGGCACACGGGCGGCGGGGCGACGGACGACATGGCGCTGCTGGCGGTCGGCCGGGCGGGGGAGGGGCAGCCGGAGCGCCGCCGGACCGTTCCGGTGGTGCGGCGCGACGGCGTGTGA